From one Leptospira andrefontaineae genomic stretch:
- a CDS encoding PDZ domain-containing protein, translating to MRSSKLIFLLIFSLLGFLENLEAKADSEFSLLVHFRKYSHHNPFQKGTPYQKRIPAIRLDERTALALLKPGEVPLFAEIHPEESAGRKAYFQKVDLDTGLGIVLLPENFGRSKKASPIALLEEGVRTQGTCSSFFTNFEWGSLEFSKSILPLSKLSRKENQDGTRSFLYSGKKVCGFTDGTWNAGADLLRRFYQSRFSSASPFPHPGFSAEGSLTPAEEDYYFPKGSVGAVVSEVLPGIGPMHNLFPGDAVLSVNGTPVASKQKQVLYDILLSKGGSYLNSGEWVTLSLYRDGRKREIRYQLRPYNEDSFLIPESSDKIAPKYIIAGGLLFTELTHTYLKEYGEKYKSSSDRKLVYLAESYSKKLHPERSRIVLLSRAFPDEKNRAYQEFQDLILESVNDKVVDSVEGLKAAISENKDEFLIFRFSGNKLAVFDKSELKSLDERIKSLYSLDSLDNIR from the coding sequence ATGAGATCTTCTAAATTAATATTCCTTCTGATCTTCTCACTTTTAGGATTTTTAGAAAATCTTGAGGCCAAAGCTGATTCAGAATTTTCACTTTTGGTCCATTTCAGAAAGTATTCTCATCATAATCCTTTCCAAAAAGGAACTCCATACCAGAAAAGAATACCTGCAATCCGTTTGGATGAAAGAACGGCACTCGCACTTTTAAAACCGGGAGAAGTTCCTTTATTTGCAGAAATCCATCCGGAAGAATCCGCAGGAAGAAAAGCGTATTTCCAAAAAGTGGATCTAGATACAGGACTTGGTATCGTTCTTCTACCTGAAAATTTCGGGAGATCTAAAAAAGCCTCCCCTATTGCTCTTTTGGAAGAAGGAGTTAGGACTCAAGGGACATGCTCTTCCTTCTTTACAAATTTCGAATGGGGAAGTTTAGAATTTTCTAAATCGATTTTACCTCTTTCTAAACTTTCCAGAAAAGAAAACCAAGACGGGACCAGAAGTTTTCTATATTCAGGAAAGAAAGTTTGCGGATTTACAGACGGAACTTGGAATGCAGGTGCTGATCTTCTTCGTAGATTTTATCAAAGTAGATTTTCCTCCGCTTCTCCTTTTCCTCATCCGGGTTTTTCTGCGGAAGGCTCCTTAACTCCTGCAGAAGAAGATTATTATTTTCCGAAAGGTAGCGTGGGCGCTGTAGTTTCGGAAGTTCTTCCGGGGATCGGCCCTATGCATAATCTGTTTCCTGGTGATGCAGTTCTTTCTGTAAATGGGACTCCGGTTGCCTCTAAACAAAAACAAGTATTGTATGATATCCTACTCAGCAAAGGTGGATCTTATCTAAATTCCGGAGAATGGGTCACTCTATCATTATATCGTGACGGTAGAAAAAGAGAGATCCGCTACCAACTAAGACCCTATAATGAAGATTCTTTTTTGATCCCTGAAAGTTCGGACAAGATCGCTCCCAAATATATAATCGCAGGCGGATTACTTTTTACCGAACTTACTCATACTTATCTGAAAGAGTACGGAGAAAAATACAAATCTTCCAGTGATAGAAAGTTAGTATACTTGGCGGAAAGTTATTCTAAAAAACTTCATCCGGAAAGAAGTCGTATCGTATTACTTTCCAGAGCATTTCCTGACGAGAAGAACAGGGCTTATCAGGAATTCCAAGATTTGATCTTAGAATCCGTGAACGATAAGGTCGTGGATTCTGTAGAAGGTTTGAAAGCGGCCATTTCAGAAAATAAGGACGAATTTTTGATCTTCCGGTTTTCAGGAAATAAATTGGCGGTTTTTGATAAGTCGGAGTTAAAAAGTTTGGATGAAAGGATAAAATCCTTATATTCTCTTGATTCTCTAGACAATATCCGCTGA
- a CDS encoding S1C family serine protease, with protein sequence MNKFWILRAGFILIFSFPVFSQTNGNSDLKTLLNGVVIVRSDIYPDASDPLEFGDQDLSRDVGSGFIIAGNRILTNAHVISESKYLKVKRFNSSKYYNAKVEFIGFDCDLALISVEDEEFFSAVEPLEIAEESPSLGSNLLMLGYPEGAENLTLENGLVNRVERLRYSFTGLDYRKVIRVGANILPGYSGGPAIQNGKVAGIIFEVSQIQGNTAYLIPPEVVQHFLKDIQDGQYDGFPFVGFTFQNGNSESVKKYLGVPQNLQGVLVNKVYPNSSFSDVLQTDDFLYKVDEAYLNNEGGLLEFTGRTIVDLIEPGFVGQKLTLYFYRNGKNYKIQAELKKTDSLELYRDRQIRSFLGAGLLFQPVNRALFGKESQRVETALRYHYSYFIQDDLFKFTERDLILTTLFPDPLNSKYLNYRFKILESINGKTPANIAEFRDYWKKFSNGTLVLKFRGVGLPLVLDAKTVRTIDLRVRKRFDIKSDESKEGK encoded by the coding sequence ATGAATAAGTTTTGGATACTTCGCGCTGGATTCATCCTGATCTTTAGTTTTCCTGTTTTTTCGCAAACAAATGGGAACTCCGATCTTAAAACCTTACTGAACGGTGTTGTTATTGTCAGAAGCGATATTTACCCGGATGCAAGCGACCCCTTGGAATTCGGGGACCAGGACCTTTCCCGTGATGTGGGCTCAGGTTTTATAATCGCAGGAAATAGAATATTAACAAATGCTCATGTGATCTCGGAATCCAAGTATCTAAAGGTAAAACGTTTTAATAGCAGCAAATATTATAATGCAAAAGTGGAATTTATAGGTTTCGACTGTGATCTGGCTTTAATCTCCGTAGAAGACGAAGAATTCTTCTCGGCTGTAGAACCTTTGGAAATTGCAGAAGAATCCCCTTCTTTAGGAAGTAATCTTTTGATGTTAGGTTATCCGGAAGGTGCGGAAAATCTCACCCTAGAGAATGGGCTCGTCAATCGTGTGGAAAGATTAAGATATTCTTTTACCGGTTTAGATTATAGAAAAGTAATTCGTGTAGGTGCAAATATTCTTCCGGGATATTCAGGCGGTCCTGCGATCCAAAATGGAAAAGTAGCAGGGATTATTTTCGAAGTTAGCCAAATCCAAGGAAATACCGCTTATCTCATTCCTCCTGAAGTGGTACAACATTTCTTAAAAGATATACAAGACGGGCAATACGACGGATTTCCATTCGTAGGATTTACTTTCCAAAATGGGAATTCCGAGTCTGTGAAAAAGTATTTGGGAGTTCCACAGAATCTGCAAGGTGTGCTTGTGAATAAGGTGTATCCGAACTCTTCCTTTTCGGATGTTTTGCAAACGGATGATTTTTTGTATAAGGTAGATGAGGCTTATCTGAATAACGAAGGTGGTCTTTTGGAATTTACCGGAAGAACGATCGTAGACTTGATTGAGCCCGGTTTCGTGGGACAAAAACTAACTTTATACTTTTATAGAAATGGAAAAAATTATAAGATCCAAGCCGAGTTAAAAAAGACTGATTCCCTAGAATTATACAGGGACCGTCAGATCCGCAGTTTTTTAGGTGCCGGACTTTTATTCCAACCCGTAAACCGCGCATTATTCGGTAAAGAAAGCCAAAGAGTGGAAACTGCCCTTAGATACCATTATAGTTATTTTATACAGGACGACCTTTTCAAATTTACAGAAAGAGATCTGATCTTAACTACACTATTCCCGGACCCTCTTAACTCCAAATACCTAAATTATCGTTTTAAAATATTAGAATCCATTAATGGAAAAACTCCTGCGAATATCGCCGAGTTTAGGGATTATTGGAAAAAATTCTCCAACGGGACCCTGGTCTTAAAATTCAGAGGTGTCGGACTTCCGTTGGTGTTGGACGCTAAAACCGTTAGAACAATAGACTTAAGAGTCAGAAAAAGATTCGATATCAAGTCAGACGAATCCAAGGAGGGAAAATGA
- a CDS encoding LIC11113 family protein — translation MQNIFHLRTKRLLLSFVSLGVLLFFSVFIPDSGSFAEEQPQQKANSRIGDFAEKEFQEGWRKYTKEKDARPLKEWFKQHGTVHIGECKFRSLPESEEIQYLSLDCPGKKLNGFFYSGEERLRSPEKIDSFRVKGPVKLGKSVYWELEFSAENLKAASSKPAPGGKSNPETKLGDKASTVNFGLQYFLSIAKHPIDRPTPKGKEIFFDSSCPLLYLGKDADFYWDKSLYYSFQASCLPDSPYSWIRIKADLSGNVLVDNQPTEELQEGARYLAKLKLESVEKDKIVWSDAELFHE, via the coding sequence ATGCAGAATATTTTCCATTTAAGAACGAAAAGACTCCTTCTTTCTTTTGTGAGCCTGGGAGTTTTATTGTTTTTTTCCGTTTTTATTCCGGATTCTGGAAGTTTCGCAGAAGAACAACCTCAACAAAAAGCAAATTCCAGGATTGGAGACTTTGCTGAGAAAGAATTTCAGGAAGGTTGGAGGAAATACACCAAAGAGAAAGATGCAAGACCTTTGAAAGAATGGTTTAAACAACATGGGACCGTTCATATTGGTGAGTGTAAGTTCAGATCTCTTCCTGAATCTGAAGAAATACAGTATCTATCTTTGGATTGTCCCGGGAAAAAACTGAACGGTTTCTTTTATTCAGGAGAAGAAAGATTACGTTCTCCAGAAAAAATAGATTCTTTCAGAGTGAAGGGTCCTGTTAAGTTAGGAAAATCTGTTTATTGGGAATTGGAATTTTCTGCGGAGAATTTAAAAGCCGCAAGTTCCAAACCTGCTCCCGGTGGTAAATCCAATCCGGAAACAAAACTCGGGGACAAAGCCTCGACTGTGAATTTTGGTCTGCAATATTTCTTAAGCATCGCAAAACATCCTATTGATCGTCCGACTCCTAAAGGAAAAGAGATCTTTTTTGATTCTTCTTGCCCTCTTCTTTATTTGGGTAAGGATGCGGATTTTTATTGGGACAAGTCTTTGTATTATTCTTTCCAGGCAAGTTGTTTGCCGGATTCTCCTTATTCCTGGATCAGGATCAAAGCAGATCTGAGCGGAAATGTTTTAGTGGATAACCAACCCACTGAAGAACTCCAAGAAGGAGCACGTTACCTGGCAAAATTGAAATTAGAATCGGTAGAAAAGGATAAAATTGTATGGTCCGACGCGGAGTTGTTTCATGAATAA
- a CDS encoding sulfurtransferase: MSHWSFLKTDLNEKQDLFIDCRSQAQYQESTLKGAYYFPFVKKAFASDPDSSKKLLGPIEEILALAKKEEKSRILVFDEGMGMFASRLVFLLRCAGFQNAFLIGQRWPVDGAKEKGSKELDIGPSSKVRKLEGVIDKAFLEKNLTRLQIFDTRTPEEYDGKLPRLTAPEPGSLCGRLPGAFLWDWRMLYDANGELVDKTFFNKKLRGFPFMPERTTVIYDYNGARSSLLAMMLKEVGYNDVNVYVGSWFEWRKSNLPKQAANIYGQTGAGASAPRVGGTDRKS; the protein is encoded by the coding sequence TTGTCTCACTGGAGTTTTCTTAAAACCGACCTGAACGAAAAGCAGGACTTATTCATCGATTGTCGCTCCCAAGCGCAATATCAGGAATCCACCTTAAAGGGTGCGTATTATTTTCCATTCGTCAAAAAGGCTTTTGCTTCCGATCCGGACTCTTCCAAAAAATTATTGGGTCCAATCGAAGAGATACTAGCTCTCGCTAAAAAAGAAGAGAAGTCCAGGATCTTGGTTTTTGACGAGGGGATGGGGATGTTCGCATCCAGACTCGTTTTCCTTTTGAGATGCGCAGGTTTTCAAAATGCGTTTTTGATCGGACAACGTTGGCCTGTAGATGGTGCAAAAGAAAAAGGTTCTAAAGAATTAGATATAGGACCTTCTTCCAAAGTCCGCAAATTAGAAGGAGTGATAGATAAGGCTTTCTTAGAAAAGAACCTAACTAGACTCCAAATTTTCGATACTCGCACACCGGAAGAATATGATGGAAAACTTCCTCGTTTGACTGCTCCAGAACCTGGAAGCCTATGCGGAAGATTGCCTGGAGCATTCCTCTGGGATTGGAGAATGTTATATGACGCGAACGGTGAACTCGTAGACAAAACATTCTTCAATAAAAAGTTAAGAGGTTTCCCTTTCATGCCGGAAAGGACCACTGTTATCTATGATTATAACGGAGCAAGATCCTCCTTGCTAGCTATGATGCTCAAAGAAGTTGGATACAACGACGTGAATGTATATGTTGGCTCTTGGTTCGAATGGAGAAAATCCAATCTACCTAAACAAGCAGCGAATATTTACGGACAGACTGGCGCAGGAGCTTCTGCACCAAGAGTCGGTGGAACAGATAGGAAAAGTTAA
- a CDS encoding alpha-glucosidase, with protein sequence MRFFFIISILFAFLLDCGSRFEKISPFSIPPQEFDLGNGIKAVFLPTELSFITSKGRILEFSIQDPFLSSAKGEQIVNYRKATFKIKDKILLECGSQSIESLGLESGALVLKGKLTGKNCETGYSIRFVSSSNSGLDWKVEISNPELNRTFIKFKSDGSESIYGLGEQFSHLNLKGKKPFLFSEEQGVGRGDQPITWGAELLEGAGGNEYSTYTPIPFFLTSRNRAFFFENSSYSVFDFEKDSEIAIEFRERGLNVKSWKATSPKEILKLYTSHTGRFPNLPDWAYGTWLGIQGGKSVVLEKIEEAKKAGNPISALWIQDWVGQRKTVFGSQLWWKWFPDENRYPDFKNFVKELNQNGIQVLGYINPMLATEGPLFEEAVKNHYLVKDKEGKDYIVQTAGFPAGLLDLTNPKTRIWIKNIIKQNLIGNGLSGWMADFGEWLPTDAVLFSKESSEIYHNRYPVEWARLNREAIQEAGKEGQIVFFTRAGYSYSNKYSTSFWAGDQMVSWGRHDGIVSSLIGILSGGMSGLTLNHSDIGGYTTIPSPIKDYFRSKELFLRWAELNVFSPVFRTHEGNRPAKNHQPYSDPDTIKEFARYGQIHLALKEYFKFLNKEASESGLPILRPLYLSYPEDNNTLDLQNQFLLGEDLLIIPVLEKGEDSVKGYLPKGEWEHVWTGKTFQGGVWIETPAPLGSPAIFLKKKGAWYEKLKSALSSFKRN encoded by the coding sequence ATGAGGTTCTTTTTTATTATCAGCATACTATTTGCATTTTTATTGGATTGTGGATCCAGATTTGAAAAAATCTCTCCGTTTTCCATTCCTCCTCAAGAATTCGACCTTGGCAATGGGATCAAAGCAGTATTCCTGCCTACTGAACTATCGTTCATTACTTCTAAAGGTAGAATATTAGAATTTTCCATACAAGATCCATTTCTTTCTTCTGCAAAAGGAGAACAGATCGTAAATTATAGAAAGGCAACATTCAAGATCAAAGATAAGATCTTACTAGAATGTGGATCTCAATCTATCGAAAGTCTTGGATTAGAATCGGGAGCATTAGTACTAAAGGGAAAACTTACCGGAAAAAATTGTGAAACAGGATATTCAATCCGATTCGTGTCCTCTTCTAATTCAGGATTAGATTGGAAGGTAGAAATTTCTAATCCGGAATTAAACCGCACATTTATAAAATTCAAATCGGATGGATCAGAAAGTATCTATGGACTTGGTGAACAATTCTCTCATCTAAATCTAAAAGGAAAAAAACCGTTTTTATTTTCCGAAGAACAAGGAGTGGGAAGGGGAGACCAACCGATTACCTGGGGAGCGGAATTATTAGAAGGAGCCGGAGGAAATGAATACAGCACCTATACCCCTATCCCATTTTTCCTCACTTCTCGGAACAGAGCGTTCTTCTTTGAAAACAGTTCTTATTCCGTTTTCGATTTTGAAAAAGATTCTGAAATCGCGATAGAATTCAGAGAAAGAGGACTTAACGTCAAATCCTGGAAGGCTACAAGTCCTAAAGAGATCTTAAAATTATATACTTCTCATACAGGAAGATTTCCGAATCTACCTGATTGGGCTTATGGAACATGGCTCGGTATCCAAGGCGGAAAATCGGTCGTATTGGAAAAGATAGAAGAGGCAAAAAAAGCGGGAAATCCGATCAGTGCACTTTGGATCCAAGACTGGGTAGGACAAAGAAAAACGGTATTCGGTTCTCAACTTTGGTGGAAATGGTTTCCGGACGAAAATCGTTATCCTGATTTTAAAAATTTCGTAAAAGAATTAAACCAAAATGGTATTCAGGTTTTAGGATATATCAATCCAATGCTTGCCACCGAAGGTCCTTTATTCGAAGAAGCGGTTAAAAATCATTATTTAGTAAAAGATAAAGAAGGAAAAGATTATATAGTTCAAACTGCAGGATTTCCCGCAGGACTACTCGATCTTACAAATCCTAAAACTCGAATTTGGATCAAAAATATCATCAAACAAAATCTAATAGGCAACGGACTCTCAGGTTGGATGGCGGATTTTGGAGAATGGTTGCCAACGGATGCAGTGTTATTCTCAAAAGAATCCTCGGAGATCTATCATAACCGATATCCCGTAGAATGGGCAAGGTTGAACAGAGAAGCCATCCAAGAGGCAGGAAAAGAAGGGCAGATCGTATTCTTCACTCGTGCGGGTTACAGTTATTCCAATAAATATTCCACTTCCTTTTGGGCGGGAGACCAAATGGTAAGTTGGGGAAGACATGATGGGATCGTATCTTCTCTAATCGGAATATTGAGTGGCGGAATGTCAGGACTTACTTTAAATCATAGCGATATAGGCGGATACACTACGATCCCAAGTCCAATTAAAGATTATTTCAGATCCAAGGAATTGTTTTTACGTTGGGCGGAATTAAACGTATTCTCTCCAGTTTTTAGAACTCACGAAGGGAATCGGCCCGCTAAAAACCACCAACCTTATTCTGATCCGGACACAATTAAAGAATTTGCAAGATACGGACAGATACATCTCGCATTAAAAGAATATTTCAAATTTCTAAATAAAGAAGCGAGTGAATCTGGACTTCCAATACTGCGTCCACTCTATCTTTCCTACCCGGAAGATAATAATACCTTAGATCTACAAAACCAATTCTTACTAGGAGAGGATCTACTCATAATCCCGGTTTTAGAAAAGGGAGAAGATTCAGTAAAAGGGTATCTTCCTAAGGGAGAATGGGAGCATGTTTGGACAGGTAAAACATTCCAGGGAGGAGTTTGGATAGAAACACCCGCTCCGCTTGGATCTCCTGCGATCTTCTTGAAAAAGAAGGGCGCTTGGTACGAAAAATTAAAATCTGCACTTTCTAGTTTCAAAAGGAATTAA
- a CDS encoding thiol-disulfide oxidoreductase DCC family protein gives MSEFKDPIVLFDGVCNLCNGAVNVLLDLDKHKRLKFASLQSEYAKKLIQSKTLEEKIRGIDSILFWDGKEIHIKSNAIIEICDKLGGFWKILKLSYIIPRPIRNILYDLIAKNRYRLFGKRESCRMPTPELKERILG, from the coding sequence TTGTCAGAATTTAAAGATCCAATCGTACTATTTGATGGAGTTTGCAATTTATGCAACGGTGCAGTGAATGTACTTTTGGATCTGGACAAACATAAAAGATTAAAATTTGCTAGTCTTCAATCTGAATATGCCAAAAAACTAATTCAATCCAAAACCTTGGAGGAAAAGATCCGAGGCATAGACAGTATTCTTTTCTGGGATGGGAAAGAAATCCATATCAAATCCAATGCAATCATCGAGATCTGCGACAAACTGGGCGGTTTTTGGAAAATCCTAAAACTCAGTTATATCATCCCAAGGCCGATCCGAAATATTCTATATGATCTGATCGCAAAAAACAGATACAGACTCTTCGGAAAAAGAGAATCTTGCAGGATGCCTACTCCGGAGCTGAAAGAAAGGATCCTAGGGTAA
- a CDS encoding M23 family metallopeptidase, translating to MKRKTILSLVGASALIFLSWKSFANTYLEEVKVDNQFIQTYQSREGIWIVPGKVKESLEDLYHKFGTSEREVRLLNGIHDSGKIQNSEPVFFPYNANYTRNLLLEDKGREIFTSDARELIWPLSFKYSRVTSRLGRRWNALHAGVDIACPNGSVVIAAADGVVTDSKRDGGYGLRVVLSHPQINGIQTLYAHNSLLFVKQGDKVKKGQVLALSGNTGHTTGPHVHFEVRYQNVVLNPEHYLPPFLADKESQVAIAKETIQQ from the coding sequence ATGAAAAGAAAAACTATTCTTTCGCTAGTCGGCGCATCTGCACTCATATTCCTTTCCTGGAAATCTTTCGCAAATACATATTTGGAAGAAGTAAAGGTTGATAACCAATTCATCCAAACCTACCAATCTAGAGAAGGGATCTGGATCGTTCCTGGAAAAGTAAAAGAATCCTTAGAGGATCTTTACCATAAATTCGGAACCTCAGAAAGAGAAGTTCGCCTTCTGAACGGCATCCATGACAGCGGAAAGATCCAAAACTCTGAGCCAGTATTCTTCCCTTATAACGCAAATTATACACGCAATCTACTATTAGAGGACAAAGGAAGAGAGATCTTCACCTCTGATGCACGTGAATTGATCTGGCCTTTAAGCTTTAAATATTCCAGAGTTACTTCCAGATTGGGAAGACGTTGGAATGCGTTGCATGCCGGCGTGGACATTGCTTGTCCGAACGGATCCGTAGTGATCGCAGCGGCTGATGGAGTTGTTACAGATTCCAAAAGAGATGGTGGATACGGACTTAGAGTAGTTCTTTCTCATCCTCAAATCAATGGGATCCAGACATTATACGCTCATAATTCTCTTCTTTTCGTAAAACAAGGCGATAAGGTTAAAAAAGGACAGGTGCTTGCCCTTTCCGGTAATACGGGACATACGACCGGGCCTCATGTTCACTTCGAAGTTCGTTACCAAAACGTTGTTCTGAATCCTGAACATTATCTTCCTCCTTTCTTAGCGGATAAAGAATCCCAAGTTGCGATCGCAAAAGAAACCATCCAACAATAA
- a CDS encoding HAD family hydrolase yields MFSNSDWSSEIFSYLEKNLTGRKLQTALFDFDNTLVRGDFGEEVMCELLQAGVPWIESLSPFFPEPSLSEKMETLRKTDTKSFMDEVWKYYESKIEKEGLGVAYRWSTWIFSGRSTKDLQDTARLVWENHQKDMSSKAVQAFAPMSELVKELENAGTKIWIVTASPEPVIQLVSEKWGIPKENVLGMRLVEKNGILSHELIEPFTYGIGKVEFLNLANGNRGYDIAFGDSENDFPMLSHGRSNGIFLDRGKKKVPPTGTFIQSVVDWKTIPKPLI; encoded by the coding sequence TTGTTCTCTAATTCCGACTGGTCTTCCGAAATCTTTTCCTATTTAGAAAAGAACCTGACTGGTCGTAAACTTCAAACAGCTCTATTCGATTTTGATAATACTCTTGTCCGAGGTGATTTCGGAGAAGAAGTCATGTGCGAACTCTTGCAAGCAGGAGTTCCTTGGATCGAGTCACTTTCTCCTTTTTTTCCTGAGCCTAGTCTTTCCGAAAAAATGGAAACTTTGCGTAAGACAGATACAAAAAGTTTTATGGATGAGGTTTGGAAATATTATGAATCCAAGATAGAGAAAGAAGGACTCGGTGTAGCATATAGATGGTCCACATGGATCTTTTCCGGCAGATCTACCAAAGATTTACAGGATACTGCAAGACTCGTTTGGGAAAATCACCAAAAAGATATGAGTTCTAAAGCGGTCCAAGCATTTGCTCCCATGTCTGAGCTTGTTAAAGAACTAGAGAATGCCGGAACTAAAATTTGGATCGTAACCGCTTCTCCTGAACCCGTGATCCAATTAGTTTCTGAGAAATGGGGGATTCCTAAGGAGAATGTTCTTGGTATGAGACTGGTCGAAAAGAACGGGATCTTAAGCCACGAGTTGATTGAACCCTTTACCTACGGGATCGGAAAAGTAGAATTCCTCAATCTTGCTAATGGAAACCGAGGATACGATATTGCATTCGGAGATTCTGAAAATGATTTTCCTATGCTTTCTCACGGAAGATCCAACGGTATATTTTTGGATAGGGGCAAGAAGAAGGTCCCACCGACAGGAACTTTTATCCAAAGTGTTGTGGACTGGAAGACAATTCCAAAACCGCTTATCTGA
- a CDS encoding SDR family NAD(P)-dependent oxidoreductase — protein sequence MSESIALIIGGSGAAGHSAIEAIREYSSKTGQTWKIYSTTSGESQVEGSDKTIPLIKLEEPEEAVSNIQKFLNKENTKIDLFIYTPARGNLGYPVSETPDEDIIATAKFCLDPMLDLEKKLNPKITVGYSAYYYLPHLLTFYGSLAFIKKKMEEWALQKPDSRKIIRAGTFFSQSVRGITIILQRLAKSSPHPDLQKLMEEQKASGKKFGDFFIDYIQQKENESFGKNFPSIPYRITELQDLKIALLKILEGEKAPIVSLVGDWIWTEDKLPEMPEYLKVR from the coding sequence ATGAGTGAGTCTATAGCATTGATCATAGGCGGATCGGGAGCAGCAGGTCATAGTGCCATCGAAGCGATCCGAGAATATTCCTCCAAAACAGGACAAACTTGGAAGATCTACTCCACTACTTCCGGAGAATCTCAGGTAGAAGGATCCGACAAAACAATTCCACTTATCAAATTAGAAGAACCGGAAGAAGCAGTTTCGAATATTCAAAAATTCTTAAATAAAGAAAATACAAAGATAGATTTGTTTATCTATACACCAGCCAGGGGAAATTTAGGATACCCGGTGTCCGAAACACCCGACGAAGATATTATCGCCACGGCAAAATTCTGTTTAGACCCAATGTTGGATCTTGAGAAAAAATTAAATCCTAAAATTACGGTAGGATATTCCGCTTATTATTATCTTCCTCACTTACTTACCTTCTACGGTTCATTAGCATTCATCAAAAAGAAAATGGAAGAATGGGCCCTCCAAAAACCGGATTCCAGAAAGATCATCCGTGCAGGAACATTTTTCAGCCAAAGTGTTAGAGGGATCACGATCATTCTGCAAAGACTTGCAAAATCTTCTCCTCATCCTGACTTACAAAAATTGATGGAAGAGCAAAAGGCCTCAGGCAAAAAGTTCGGAGACTTCTTCATTGATTATATACAACAAAAGGAAAATGAAAGTTTCGGAAAAAATTTTCCTTCTATTCCATATAGGATCACGGAACTCCAAGATTTGAAAATTGCCTTATTAAAAATTTTAGAAGGTGAGAAGGCGCCAATTGTGTCCTTAGTCGGAGATTGGATCTGGACGGAAGACAAACTTCCGGAAATGCCTGAGTATTTGAAAGTCAGATAA
- a CDS encoding RluA family pseudouridine synthase, giving the protein MSETKPKFQLPKTPIHKWYEKGFLLAVEKPAGIPVHATFDPNRPNLEDLVRQQEKEPDLRLLHRLDRDTSGILLFCKEPSKNKEADSILADSEKTYLAVCVGIPKEKEFRIECFLKDGKGKVSSVRSGGKKAITDFTLLSYSKEKNLSLIAAKLVTGRRHQIRFHLSSIGTPILGDETYGDPFAKNLVSKPKRFLLHSYLLKFKNEFEEDIKIVSDPPEDFQPYMRFFSGIRFPE; this is encoded by the coding sequence ATGAGCGAAACAAAGCCCAAATTCCAGCTCCCTAAGACTCCAATCCATAAATGGTATGAGAAGGGGTTCCTACTCGCTGTAGAAAAACCGGCAGGGATCCCAGTTCATGCTACATTCGATCCAAATCGTCCGAACCTGGAAGATCTTGTTCGGCAACAGGAGAAGGAGCCGGATCTAAGACTACTTCACAGACTAGATCGTGATACAAGTGGCATCCTATTATTCTGCAAGGAACCATCCAAAAACAAGGAAGCCGATTCGATCTTAGCAGATTCAGAAAAGACCTATTTGGCTGTTTGTGTTGGAATTCCAAAAGAGAAAGAATTCAGGATCGAATGCTTCTTGAAAGATGGAAAAGGAAAGGTAAGTTCAGTTCGTTCCGGTGGTAAAAAAGCGATCACCGATTTTACACTTCTTTCCTATTCAAAGGAGAAAAATCTCTCCTTGATTGCCGCAAAATTAGTTACGGGAAGAAGGCACCAAATCCGATTTCATCTATCTTCTATCGGAACTCCAATCTTAGGTGATGAAACTTACGGTGATCCTTTTGCTAAAAATTTAGTTTCTAAACCAAAACGTTTTTTATTACATTCTTATCTTCTAAAATTCAAAAATGAATTCGAGGAAGATATAAAAATTGTTTCAGATCCCCCTGAGGATTTTCAACCTTACATGCGCTTTTTTTCTGGCATACGATTCCCAGAATAA